The region GCGGCACACCGTTTTCACGGTGGCCGCTGGAAAATGCCCCAAGTATTTCCCTCCGCATACTAGAACTTCATTTTTCCTTTGGCTTTCGAATGACTAAGCTAATACCAATTATCAGTCTGGTTCTCACCGTCCTTATTTCATCTGCCTCAGCAGATCAAGGGCGATCAAAGCAGCCCAATATTATCTTGATCATGCCTGACGACGTGGGGGTTGGTAACGTAAGCATTCTCAGCACCGACACGCCGTATCCTGCCAGTGTGCAGGAGACGAACACAATCCACTTGAATGAACTGGCTTTGAGAGGAATTACATGTGACCAGGGCTATTCAGCAGGCAACATGTGTTGGCCATCGCGAGGGGCGCTTCTTACTGGAAGCTATCCTCAACGCTGGAACTCACGTGTCCAAGTACCTAGGTCTTTTCCTCGATTACCGAGGGTCCTCCAAGAGTTAGGGTATCACACCGGCATCGTAGGAAAGTGGCACAATGGGGCAGAGAAAGGCAATTTTCCACCGACCGATTGGGGGTTCGATGAGCACTTTGTAACCTACACGTCTCATGACTACTACGAAACAAAAGCGGGGCCAGGCTTACAATGGGAGACCATGCAGCAGTGGCGAGCGACCCAAAAAGACCAAGCGACTCGCCCATTTGCCCATCGATACGCGCCTCTTCTCGATTCCAGATTGTCTACTGACGAGAATAAGCAGTTCGTTACCGAATTCGGATATCTAACTTCGGCCTTCAATCGGCGCGCCGTGGATTTTATCGAAGACAACAAGGATCGGCCCTTTTTTCTCTACCTGCCTCACAGTGCCCGCCATGTCCCTACACAACGCCCACCCCAGAAATACATGAAGCGATTTAAAGAACCCGGGATGGAGCACGTCAGCACTGCGATGATCGATGTTGTTGATGAAGGCATCGGTCAGATCCAAGAGAAACTTCAGGAACTAGACTTACTCGATAATACGATCATCATTTTCATGGGGGACAACGGAGGCCCTCATTGGGCAACGAAATACCTCCGCGGAAACAAAGGCCAAAGCTATGAAGGAGGAATACGAATTCCGTTCATCGTTACTTGGTCCGCAGAGTTCCCAAAGGGATGGCGTTTGGATGCCCCGATTAGCCATATCGACATTGCACCAACGCTAATATCCGCGGCAGGGGGAACGCCACCAACAGAAATGGATGGTCGAAACTTACTGGATCTTCTCAAAGGAACGACATCCGCAAGCGAGAACGATACCTTGTACTGGGACAATGCCATTCGCAAAGATCAGCATGATGGTGGACAAGTCACACATCAATGGAAAGTTGTTTTGGACAAGAGTGGAAGCCAACCGCAGCTTTTTGATTTGATGTCTGATCCAAGTGAGGCCACAAACATTGCGGCAAAGTATCCGACAATTCTATCAAACCTCTTGGAAGGACGAAGCCAATGGCTTGAAAGAGTCGGAAAGTAGTTTTTTGCTGCGTTTATCTGCTTGAAATGCATGACTCAAGTACTGGCTTGATTCGTGGGGAAAGATCAACCATTCCCATGCCGACATGCCTGATGTGTTCGACTTGTCGATGGAGCCTCGGAAGACCCTGGAGATGTATGGGATCACCGATCAAGAAAAGCGAATCACTATGAAGCGGCTAGCGCGGATGTACGTCAATGAAGTGTAATGTCTTTTGGCACGCAAGTTGATCGAGTCCGGGGTTCGCTTCGTCGAAATCAACGACCGATTGTGGGATAGCCATATCCAACACCGCGAGTGTCAGGAAAAACGTGCGTGGTCGACTGACCAACCTATCGCTGAGCTACTAACAGACCTAAAGCAATGTGGCTTGCTCGAAGATACCCTGGTGCTATGGGGTGGTAAATTTGGACGTACTATCGGAAACATGAAGCGGGATGGCAGCGATTACGATCCTCACGGACTCACGATTTGGATGGCGGGAGGAGGAGTCAAACGACGTTTTTCGTTTGGAGGCACAGACGAGACTGGCCAGCGAGCCGTGGAAGGACGCATGTATAATCATGATCTGCACGCCACGCTTCTGCACCTGCTTGGCCTTGATCATGAGCGGCTCACCTACCGATACGCTGGAAGAGACTTTCGACTTGCGGACGTGTATGGTCGGGTTGCTAAGGAAATCCTGGCGTGATCTTCGACTTTTCTTTTCCATGGCATGGATAGATGTCTTGTGAGTTCCGACATACTTTTGTTCGGTTTTTGCTACGACAGCCATTTCCTCTTACTCAATGCCGGATGACATTTCGATCGTTATTCTCGGCAAACAACGCGATGCTTTGTGGAAGTTTTCAGCAAGACCTGTTTTACCTAGTTAAATAAGACGCCCTACTGAGAGATCAAATAGCTCATGAATGCATTGAAGGACAAAGTCGTTCTCGTAATTGGGGGAGGAAGTGGGATTGGCCTCGGAATTGGTCAGGCCTTCTTGGACGAAGGCGCCAAGGTTATTCTCTCGAGTCGGTCTGAATTGTCCCTGAAGGAAGCTGGAACTTCCTTCCTGTCATTCTCAGCCGATACCACGCAGCCGGATCAGCTTGTTCGTCTGGTCGAGTACTGCTATGAGCACGCCGGTCCGATCGACGTACTCGTCTACAGTGCTGGCATGAATGTTCCGAATCGTTTTTTTGAGAATCACAGCGCAGCCGAGTTTAAACAAGTGCTGGCCGTCAATACGACCGGCTTCTTTCATGCCATGCAAGCGGTGCTTCCTGGGATGAGAGAACGTAAGTCAGGTTTGGTTTTGAATGTTGTTTCACTTGCTGGTCTCCGGAACATGAAATTAGCAGGCGCATCTTACTGTGCATCGAAATTTGCTCAGGGCTCTTTGGGGCACTTCGCTAATTTAGAACTGTTAGAAGAAGGCATCTCAGTCACCAATATCTACCCAGGTGAAACCGACACCCCATTGGTTGATAAACGGCCCTCGCCGCCACCGGCTGAGCAGCGTGCCAAAATGGTTCACCCAGAGGACATTGCCGCCATGGCGGTCGCGGTCGCAAAACTTCCGGCCCGAGCGACCGTTCCGGAAATTGTGATTACACCACGGCACATGCCACTGAGCTAACGACATGGATCCGCTACTTATCCTCGTGATCGGCGTTGTCATCGTCGTTTCATTGATCCTGGTATTTAGGATCAACGCTTTTATTGCGCTCATCACGTCGGCGATCGTGGTGAGCCTGTTAGCACCTGGCAAAGCGACTGAAAAGATCACACGTGTCGGCATCGCGTTTGGCGACGTGGCCGGGGCCATTGGAATTGTCATTGCCATGGCCGCGGTCATCGGTTGGTGCTTGATGGAAAGTGGTGCAGCGCAGCGAATCGTCGACAGTCTCAGCAAACTTCTGGGCGAGAAACGCGCCCCCGCGGCCCTTGCCGCAAGCGGCTTCGTTCTTTCCATCCCGGTGTTTTTCGACACCGTATTCTATCTGGTCATTCCCGTAATTCGATCGATGTGGCGTAAGCGACAAAAGAATTACGTATTGCTGCTTACATCCGTCGTTGCAGGCGGAGCGGTTACCCATTCGATGGTCCCTCCTACACCCGGTCCGCTTTTCATGGCGAACGAACTCCAGGTCGACCTCGGTATGATGATCTTAGTGGGTAGCATAACCGGTATTCCCATGGCGATCGTGGGACTGTTGACCTGCCATTGGCTCGATCGACATAACACAATCGAGATGCGTCCGTATCCAGGGGAGGAAAAACGGGAAGCAGAGGACAAACATTCCGATTTACGATTGCCACCGTTGAGTATTTCTCTCTTCCCGATCTTGCTGCCAGTTGTATTGATTGCAACCAACGCCTTTGCCAGATCGGTCGATGACACGCCTGATACCATGTTGGCGATCACAGCGATTGTAGGAAACCCAAGTCTGGCGCTTCTGATATCGGCTGCGATGTCGCTATGCCTTGTCGCTGTTTATAGAGGAACGTCTCTGACAGACCTAAACCAAGGGGTCGAACAGGCTGTTACCAGTGCCGGTTTTGTAATTTTGATCACTGCCGCAGGAGGGGCATTTGGAGCCATGCTGCGCGAGGCTGGAATCAAAGATAGTTTCTCCTCGCTGCTAGGTGAGCCTGGTTCGGTCTCTGGCAGTGTGTTGCTGCTATCAGCTTTTGGAGTTGCATCACTTATTAAGTTCGCTCAAGGATCCGGAACGGTGTCGATGATCACCACGGCATCAATATTCGCTTCGATGGAATTCTCTTCTGAGCACCTTGGTTGCCACCCTGCCTATCTGGCGTGTGCGATCGGCAGTGGCTCCCTCGTGGGAGACTGGATGAACAACAGTGGATTCTGGATATTCGCCAAAATGGGTGTACTTACGACGGAGGAAACACTGCGCACATGGTCGATCCTCACTGCGGCACTTGGAGTAACGGGAATCTTGGCAACGATTCTGATGTCCTGGATTATTCCCTTCAGCAATTCGTAAAGCAGTTCAATTCTGGCTTTATCCGACGAATCTGACGGGAATCCATGCTGGCACCTCATTGTGCGAGATTGATGCATTGAGTTTGCCGAATTCAGCCGAATTTACCAAGATCGACTTGGCGCTGTAGTACTAGAGCTGTCCGTATTATTAGTATACTTCATTCCCCAGTAGCTGTGCTTATGTGCGTATTCCCATTCGCAACTCTTGTTCGCTCGATCAGTCCGCCCTGGTTTGTACTCTTTGCGGTTCTACCTTTAGCTGCAAACGAACCCGAAGGCGAAGCCCTGTTCGTGCGCCGCGTGGCTCCTTTGATCGCCGAGAAGTGTCTGGCCTGTCATGGGCAGAACGAAGACGAGAGCGAAGGAGGTCTCGATATGCGTTCGCTGGCGGCCCTGCACACAGGCGGCGATAGCGGCGAAGCGAGTATCGTTGTCGGCAAGCCCGAAGAGAGCCCACTGATGCTGGCCATCGGCCGCGATGACTTCAGTTGGTCGGCCATGCCGCCGAAGGAGTCTGAGGCCCTGACGGACGAACAAATCGGCTGGATCCGCCAATGGATCGCCCTGGGCGCCCCCTGGCCGGACGAAGCCCGAACCCAAGAGATCAACGCCCAGTATGCCGACCAGTGGTCGGCCGAGGATGGCATCACGGTCGAGACCGTCGGGGCACTCTCACCTGAGTGGGCCAATCGCAAGTACAAGCCCGAGGCATTGTGGGCCTACACGAAGGTCAGCAAACCGGAAGTTCCTGGTCCGCAAAGTCATCCGATCGATGCGTTCCTGGCGGCGAAGATGCCGGAAGGACTTTCCGCAGCACCCCCTGCCGATCGTCCGGCGCTCATCCGCCGAGCAACATTCGACCTGACGGGGCTACCACCCAGTCCGCAGGACATCGAAGCGTTCGTGAGCGATCCCTCTTCTGACGAAGTCGCGTTTGCCAAGGTCATCGACC is a window of Bremerella sp. TYQ1 DNA encoding:
- a CDS encoding sulfatase-like hydrolase/transferase, with the translated sequence MTKLIPIISLVLTVLISSASADQGRSKQPNIILIMPDDVGVGNVSILSTDTPYPASVQETNTIHLNELALRGITCDQGYSAGNMCWPSRGALLTGSYPQRWNSRVQVPRSFPRLPRVLQELGYHTGIVGKWHNGAEKGNFPPTDWGFDEHFVTYTSHDYYETKAGPGLQWETMQQWRATQKDQATRPFAHRYAPLLDSRLSTDENKQFVTEFGYLTSAFNRRAVDFIEDNKDRPFFLYLPHSARHVPTQRPPQKYMKRFKEPGMEHVSTAMIDVVDEGIGQIQEKLQELDLLDNTIIIFMGDNGGPHWATKYLRGNKGQSYEGGIRIPFIVTWSAEFPKGWRLDAPISHIDIAPTLISAAGGTPPTEMDGRNLLDLLKGTTSASENDTLYWDNAIRKDQHDGGQVTHQWKVVLDKSGSQPQLFDLMSDPSEATNIAAKYPTILSNLLEGRSQWLERVGK
- a CDS encoding GntP family permease, which gives rise to MIGVVIVVSLILVFRINAFIALITSAIVVSLLAPGKATEKITRVGIAFGDVAGAIGIVIAMAAVIGWCLMESGAAQRIVDSLSKLLGEKRAPAALAASGFVLSIPVFFDTVFYLVIPVIRSMWRKRQKNYVLLLTSVVAGGAVTHSMVPPTPGPLFMANELQVDLGMMILVGSITGIPMAIVGLLTCHWLDRHNTIEMRPYPGEEKREAEDKHSDLRLPPLSISLFPILLPVVLIATNAFARSVDDTPDTMLAITAIVGNPSLALLISAAMSLCLVAVYRGTSLTDLNQGVEQAVTSAGFVILITAAGGAFGAMLREAGIKDSFSSLLGEPGSVSGSVLLLSAFGVASLIKFAQGSGTVSMITTASIFASMEFSSEHLGCHPAYLACAIGSGSLVGDWMNNSGFWIFAKMGVLTTEETLRTWSILTAALGVTGILATILMSWIIPFSNS
- a CDS encoding SDR family oxidoreductase — protein: MKDKVVLVIGGGSGIGLGIGQAFLDEGAKVILSSRSELSLKEAGTSFLSFSADTTQPDQLVRLVEYCYEHAGPIDVLVYSAGMNVPNRFFENHSAAEFKQVLAVNTTGFFHAMQAVLPGMRERKSGLVLNVVSLAGLRNMKLAGASYCASKFAQGSLGHFANLELLEEGISVTNIYPGETDTPLVDKRPSPPPAEQRAKMVHPEDIAAMAVAVAKLPARATVPEIVITPRHMPLS
- a CDS encoding DUF1501 domain-containing protein, with the translated sequence MARKLIESGVRFVEINDRLWDSHIQHRECQEKRAWSTDQPIAELLTDLKQCGLLEDTLVLWGGKFGRTIGNMKRDGSDYDPHGLTIWMAGGGVKRRFSFGGTDETGQRAVEGRMYNHDLHATLLHLLGLDHERLTYRYAGRDFRLADVYGRVAKEILA